GGTCGACCACACCCGCCGCCACCAGCCGTTCGAGGTGTTCCCGGCCCCTCGCCAGCTGCCCCGCCAGCTCCGTCGCCTCGGGGTACCAGCGTTTCTCGTACTCCCAGCAGAGCCAACCGTCCAGCGGCGCGACGCCCACCGCGCCGGCCAAGGGCAGGACCCCGTCGCCGAGTCCGATCGGTATGAGATCGCTTGCCGACGCCACGTCCTTGACCTGCAAGTAGCCCAGGTGTGCGCCGAGCGCCCGTCGGGTCGCGGCCGGTGTCTCCCCGCCGAGCCAGGTGTGCAGTACGTCCCACAGCACGCCGGCGCCGGTCCGTGCGACCCCGTCCAGCACGCGGGCGGCCGCGGCGCCGGTCCGGTGCGAGTCGTGGGTCTCCAGCAGGACGCGCACCCCGTGCCGCTCGGCGAACGGCGCCACGGCCCTGAGCCTGCGCACCGCACGGGCGTCGGCGGCCTCGGCCGGCACTTCACCGCCCCCGGGGAAGACCCGTACGTACGGTGCCTCCAGATCGGCGGCGAGTCGAACGAGCCCGCGCATCTCGGCAAGGACCTGCTCGTCCGCAGCCTCGGCGGCCACCCGGACGTATCCCGCGAGCCCGAGGGCGGAGACCCCCGATCGGGTGAGGGTCCGCAGCGCTGCGGTGCGGTCCGTGGCGGAGCTGGCGGGGTGCAACGACTCTTCGGGGTGCGCCCGCAGTTCGAGGCCGTCGTAGCCGTGTTCGGCCGCCAGCCCCGCGCAGTGCTCCACGGACCTGCCGGGCACGCCGAGGGTGGAGAAGGCGTACTTCACGGGCTGCTCCGCTCGTCCGGGGGCGGTGCCGTGGAGCCGCGGACCATGAGCTCGGTCGGCAGGGTGGTGATGCCCCCCGGCGGCAGCGGTCTGCGGCCGGTGACCAGGTGGGCGGCGAGCGTCCCCGCCTCGCGCAGGGGCACCCGGACGGTCGTGAGGGCGGGAGCGGTGTCCCCGCAGAAGGGCAGGTCGTCGAAACCGGCGACGGACACGTCCTCGGGGATCCGTATGCCCGCGTCGCGCAGGGCGGCGACAACCCCCGTGGCCACCGTGTCGTTCGCCGCGGCCACCGCGGTGAAGGGCGCTCCGCGGCGCAGCAGTTCCCGGGTGGCGTCGTAGCCGGCGGCGCGCTCGAATCCAGCGTGCACGGTGAGAGCGGCACAGGAGTCGGCCACGCCGTGGCCGTGCTGCCGCAGGGCGGTCCGGTGCCCGTCCAGTCGCTCCCGGGTGGTGCTCAGCCCCGGGGGGCCCGCGATGGAGGCGATGCGGCGGTGCCCGAGCGCCAGCAGGTGTTGCGCGAGACGGAAGGCACCGCCGTGGTCGTCGAACATGACGGTGGCGACGGGCAGGTGGGCGGGGAGGGGCAGGGGCGGTCTTCCGCACAGGACGACCGGTGCTCCGCTCGCGGCCGTCCGCGCGATGCGGGCAGTGAGGGCCGAGGTGTGTTCCGGCTCCTCGACGGCGCCGCCGGTGAGGACGATCCCTCCGGCGCGCTGTCCTTCCAGGAGGGCCAGGTAGGCCAGTTCGGTCTCCGGCGCGCCCTCCGTGTTGCAGACGACGGCGAGTTTGCGGGCGGCTCCGGGGCCGGAGGGAGCCAGGGCGCGCTGCAACGAGCCGGCCAGGATCCCGAAGAAGCTGTCCGCCACGTCGTGGACGAGGACTCCGACGAGGTCGGAGGTGGCCGCCGCGAGGGCGCGAGCAGGGCCGTTGGCGATGTAGCCGAGCGATTCGATCGCCTGCTCCACTCGGGTCCGGGTGCCGCCGGCCACCGGATATCCGCCGTTCAGTACGCGCGAGACGGTGGCGGGCGATACTCCCGCGTGCGCCGCGACCTCGGCGAGGGTCACCGCCATGTCGCACCCCTTCCTCTCCCGTTCCCGGGTCATCGTCTCATTCGGTGTGTGGAGCTCCATACTGCACGGGAGTGAAAGCGCTTTCTATCACCCGTAAGAGTGTTGCGCGGTGACTTTGCACAGTCCTAGCCTGGATAGCGGGAAAGCGCTTTCTATCGAGCTTTCACCGACACAGCCGAGGGCACGAAGGAGGGGACCACCGTGCAGCGCAGAACCATCAGAATCGCCATGAACGGCGTGACCGGCCGCATGGGATACCGGCAGCACCTGGTCCGGTCGCTGCTCGCCTTGCGCGAGCAGGGCGGTATGGACCTGGGCGACGGCACCGTGCTCTGGCCGGAGCCGGTGCTCGTGGGGCGGCGTGAGCCGGCGCTGCGTGCGATCGCCGAGCGGCACGGGCTGGAGCACTTCAGCACGGATCTGACGGCCGTGCTGGCCGATCCCGACATCGAGGTCTACTTCGACGCGCAGGTCACCCGCACCCGCGAGTCGGCGATCCGGCAGGCCGTTGCGGCGGGCAAGCACGTGTACTGCGAGAAGCCGACCGCGCTGACCTTCGAGTCGTCGATGGAGTTGGCACGGCTCGCGACGCGTGTTGGCGTCAAGCACGGCGTGGTCCAGGACAAGTTGTTCCTGCCGGGCCTGCTCAAGCTGAAGCGGCTGATCGACGGGGGTTTCTTCGGCGAGATCCTCTCGGTGCGCGGCGAATTCGGGTACTGGGTCTTCGAGGGTGACTGGCAGTCCGCGCAGCGGCCCTCGTGGAACTACCGCTCCCAGGACGGCGGGGGCATCGTCGCCGACATGTTCCCGCACTGGGAGTACCTGCTGCACGAGCTCTTCGGCCGGGTCCGCACAGTGCAGGCCCTGACGCGGACCCACATCGGCCGGCGCTGGGACGAGGACGGCGAGCCGTACGAGGCGACGGCCGATGACGCCGCGTACGGCATCTTCGAGCTGGAGGGCGGGGCGGTCGCCCAGATCAACTCCTCCTGGGCCGTGCGGGTCCACCGGGACGAGCTGGTGGAGTTCCAGGTGGACGGGACCCACGGCTCGGCGGTGGCCGGCTTGCGCGGCTGCCGCATCCAGCACCGTGGGGCCACGCCCAAGCCCGTGTGGAACCCGGATCTTCCGCTGACCGAGTCCTTCCGCTAGCAGTGGCAGGACGTGCCCGACAACTCGCCTCCGGACAACGGCTTCAAAGCACAGTGGGAGCTGTTCCTCCGCCATGTCGTGCTCGACGAACCGTGGCGGTGGGATCTGCTGGCCGGAGCGCGCGGGGTGCAGCTCGCCGTTCTCGGCTTGCGGTCCTCGGCCGAGGGACGGCGCCTGCCCGTACCGGAGGTGGCCCTGTGAGCATCCGGCTTCCGTCCGCCGACGGCGAGCTCCGCCCGCACCGGCCGAACTCCGTCCCACTGGCGCCGCTCGCCTGCGCCCCCGCGCACAGCAGACGCTTCTACGCTGCGGCGCACGTGGTCGCCGATCCGCTGGCGGCTTCGACCGAGGCCGGGCCCGTGGTCGACTGGGAGGCCACCTTGGCCTTCCGGCACCGTCTGTGGTCCCAGGGGCTCGG
Above is a window of Streptomyces subrutilus DNA encoding:
- a CDS encoding sugar phosphate isomerase/epimerase family protein translates to MKYAFSTLGVPGRSVEHCAGLAAEHGYDGLELRAHPEESLHPASSATDRTAALRTLTRSGVSALGLAGYVRVAAEAADEQVLAEMRGLVRLAADLEAPYVRVFPGGGEVPAEAADARAVRRLRAVAPFAERHGVRVLLETHDSHRTGAAAARVLDGVARTGAGVLWDVLHTWLGGETPAATRRALGAHLGYLQVKDVASASDLIPIGLGDGVLPLAGAVGVAPLDGWLCWEYEKRWYPEATELAGQLARGREHLERLVAAGVVDRTRSEPAE
- a CDS encoding LacI family DNA-binding transcriptional regulator is translated as MAVTLAEVAAHAGVSPATVSRVLNGGYPVAGGTRTRVEQAIESLGYIANGPARALAAATSDLVGVLVHDVADSFFGILAGSLQRALAPSGPGAARKLAVVCNTEGAPETELAYLALLEGQRAGGIVLTGGAVEEPEHTSALTARIARTAASGAPVVLCGRPPLPLPAHLPVATVMFDDHGGAFRLAQHLLALGHRRIASIAGPPGLSTTRERLDGHRTALRQHGHGVADSCAALTVHAGFERAAGYDATRELLRRGAPFTAVAAANDTVATGVVAALRDAGIRIPEDVSVAGFDDLPFCGDTAPALTTVRVPLREAGTLAAHLVTGRRPLPPGGITTLPTELMVRGSTAPPPDERSSP